One segment of Paenibacillus rhizovicinus DNA contains the following:
- a CDS encoding enolase C-terminal domain-like protein, whose protein sequence is MAKITGIKCIRTRKNGTWTIVKVMTDQDGLYGIGSANDIYNSEAVIQVIEQLLAPQLIGRDTGNIEDIWQTMQLSSYWRNGSILQTAIGGIDVALWDIKGKEAGLPIYALLGGACRAAVPCYGHAGGHDIAELKEDVQRYLEQGYTVIRAQLGGYGGGGFIPRDQANVPAGAWAKEAIFDENAYVRAIPEMFEQLRVAFGSELQFTHDVHEHLSPINAIKLSKRLEPYDLFFLEDVLPPEQLGWYRQLRQQSATPQAVGELFTNPHEWTTLITERLIDFIRVRISKVGGISAARKIATLAEAFGVRTAWQEGGENDPVNQAAAVHLDMAVWNFGIQEINHFRPEEREVFPGLVERKGGYLYVSGKPGLGIDFDEEKAVLLTGDDGSRKSYHQPYTLDRKADGTLVRP, encoded by the coding sequence GTGGCGAAAATTACGGGAATCAAATGCATCCGCACACGGAAAAACGGAACATGGACCATTGTGAAGGTGATGACCGATCAGGATGGACTCTATGGCATCGGCTCGGCGAACGATATTTATAATTCGGAGGCAGTCATACAGGTAATTGAACAGCTGCTCGCTCCGCAGCTGATCGGAAGAGACACCGGCAACATCGAAGATATATGGCAGACGATGCAGCTTAGCTCCTACTGGCGAAATGGTTCGATTCTGCAAACGGCGATCGGCGGCATCGACGTCGCGTTGTGGGATATCAAAGGCAAGGAAGCCGGCCTGCCGATCTATGCACTGCTCGGCGGCGCTTGCCGGGCGGCCGTTCCTTGTTATGGACATGCTGGCGGACACGATATAGCGGAGCTGAAAGAGGACGTCCAGCGCTACCTGGAGCAAGGATACACTGTCATCCGCGCGCAGCTTGGCGGTTACGGCGGCGGGGGCTTCATCCCGCGCGATCAGGCGAATGTGCCTGCCGGAGCTTGGGCGAAGGAAGCGATCTTCGACGAGAACGCGTACGTGCGGGCCATTCCCGAGATGTTCGAGCAGCTGCGGGTAGCATTCGGATCCGAATTGCAGTTCACGCATGACGTGCATGAGCATCTGTCGCCGATTAACGCCATTAAACTATCGAAGCGGCTGGAGCCGTACGATCTGTTCTTCCTCGAGGACGTGCTGCCGCCCGAGCAGCTCGGCTGGTATCGCCAGCTGCGGCAGCAGAGTGCGACTCCGCAGGCCGTCGGAGAACTGTTCACGAATCCGCATGAGTGGACGACGCTTATTACAGAGCGGCTGATTGATTTTATCCGGGTACGCATTTCCAAAGTCGGCGGCATTAGCGCAGCCCGCAAAATCGCAACGCTGGCGGAGGCGTTCGGCGTACGTACGGCTTGGCAGGAAGGCGGAGAGAACGATCCCGTGAACCAGGCCGCGGCGGTCCATCTGGATATGGCGGTCTGGAATTTCGGTATTCAAGAGATCAATCATTTCAGACCGGAAGAGCGCGAGGTGTTCCCGGGGCTCGTCGAACGCAAAGGCGGATATTTGTACGTATCCGGCAAGCCTGGGCTCGGCATCGATTTCGACGAGGAGAAGGCCGTCTTGCTGACAGGCGATGACGGGAGCCGCAAGAGTTACCATCAGCCGTACACGCTCGACCGCAAGGCCGACGGCACGCTGGTTCGACCGTAA
- a CDS encoding NAD-dependent epimerase/dehydratase family protein: MKTIAVTGGSGKLGQYVVRELVKQQYRVISLDQKQAPGLPCRQIVVDMNDLGQVASAMQGADAIIHLAAIPSPTGFPIPTIFANNVMGGYNILEAASMLGIRRVVMGSSTSAYGFAWALEPFAPHYLPIDEEHPQLSQEGYGLSKTLNELTAAMFHRRNGMQVVSLRFSLIAAPEEYERMKGSIAKHGDFAKILWSYVDIRDAASACIASLHADIDGAVALNITGDDTLSQFDTSELLRECYPEVTDLRVPFDGREPLFSNRLAKETLNWRPEHFWSDALS, from the coding sequence ATGAAAACGATAGCAGTCACCGGGGGCAGCGGCAAGCTGGGGCAATATGTCGTTCGGGAACTTGTAAAGCAGCAATACCGCGTCATCTCGCTGGACCAGAAGCAGGCTCCAGGGCTCCCTTGCCGGCAAATCGTCGTCGACATGAACGACCTCGGCCAAGTGGCCAGCGCGATGCAGGGTGCGGACGCGATCATTCATCTGGCTGCGATTCCGTCGCCGACCGGTTTTCCGATTCCGACGATTTTCGCCAATAATGTCATGGGTGGTTACAATATTCTGGAGGCGGCGTCCATGCTCGGCATTCGGCGGGTCGTCATGGGCTCCAGCACGTCGGCCTACGGATTCGCCTGGGCGCTCGAGCCGTTCGCGCCGCACTATTTGCCGATCGACGAGGAACATCCGCAGCTGTCCCAAGAAGGGTACGGCCTGTCCAAAACGCTGAACGAGCTTACGGCAGCGATGTTCCATCGCCGGAACGGCATGCAGGTCGTAAGCCTCCGGTTCTCGCTGATCGCGGCCCCGGAGGAGTACGAGCGGATGAAAGGCAGCATCGCCAAGCATGGCGACTTCGCCAAAATCCTATGGAGCTACGTCGATATCCGCGACGCCGCCAGCGCGTGCATCGCTTCGCTTCATGCGGATATCGACGGGGCCGTGGCGCTGAATATTACGGGCGACGATACGCTCAGCCAGTTCGATACGAGCGAGCTGCTTCGGGAATGCTACCCGGAAGTGACGGACTTAAGGGTACCTTTCGACGGCAGGGAGCCATTGTTCAGCAACCGGTTGGCGAAAGAAACGTTGAATTGGCGGCCGGAGCACTTCTGGTCGGATGCGTTGTCTTGA
- a CDS encoding glycoside hydrolase family 5 protein, translating to MDFLKVEGRRIVDSRGHEVRLRGFSFASWLNWENFILGMPGHETGVRQALVRVLGAERAQYFFTSFLNCFIGEEDFRFIRNLGCNLVRIPFNYRHFESDDAPFVYLSEGFAWLDKAVSWARDNGIYLILDMHAAQGGQNPNFHSDTITGAAAFWEHQSHRDRAAALWKEIARRYRDEPVIAGYDLLNEPIPPQISQLNRFYREAVQAIREVDERHIVFIEGDGYATRFEGLDDPFDGNAVYSMHFYSVCGMGNMEYPGIDDHNGQYWDREALKREYIERTAFMRKHGVPNWFGETSATFPASVSEASRMRFLEDTLSIAEELGDSWTFGIYKDLGKTGIVHIDPESDWVRRTAPVSRAIDALHCNPFADHAGENEWIALCRGLGEHLHQTIGSLNGSPTAEELARKLLFYLNECIAPVQLQVPFAEQFSGLSEEEIDSMMQSFSLRNCRPHEGWVDIVRKTTGADA from the coding sequence ATGGACTTTCTGAAGGTGGAAGGACGGCGGATCGTCGACAGCCGCGGCCATGAAGTGCGTCTGCGCGGATTCTCGTTCGCGAGCTGGTTGAATTGGGAGAATTTCATTCTCGGCATGCCGGGGCATGAAACGGGCGTGCGTCAAGCGCTTGTGCGCGTGCTCGGCGCAGAGCGTGCGCAGTATTTTTTCACGAGCTTTTTGAACTGTTTTATTGGCGAAGAAGATTTCCGATTCATTCGGAATCTGGGCTGCAATCTGGTGCGCATCCCGTTCAACTATCGGCATTTCGAGTCGGATGACGCGCCTTTCGTCTATTTGTCCGAAGGGTTCGCATGGCTGGACAAGGCGGTTAGCTGGGCTCGCGACAACGGGATTTATTTGATTCTGGACATGCATGCCGCCCAAGGCGGGCAAAATCCCAACTTCCACTCGGATACCATTACCGGAGCGGCCGCCTTCTGGGAGCACCAGTCCCACCGGGATCGCGCAGCCGCGCTATGGAAGGAAATCGCGCGCCGTTACCGCGACGAGCCCGTCATAGCGGGATACGATCTGCTGAACGAGCCGATTCCGCCGCAAATCAGCCAGCTGAACCGGTTTTACCGCGAAGCGGTCCAAGCCATCCGCGAGGTGGACGAGCGGCATATCGTGTTTATCGAAGGCGACGGCTATGCGACCCGTTTCGAAGGGCTCGATGATCCTTTTGACGGGAACGCGGTGTACAGCATGCACTTCTATTCCGTCTGCGGGATGGGGAATATGGAGTACCCCGGGATAGACGATCATAACGGCCAATATTGGGATCGCGAGGCGCTGAAACGGGAATACATCGAGCGAACGGCCTTCATGCGCAAACACGGCGTGCCCAACTGGTTCGGAGAAACTAGCGCGACCTTCCCTGCATCGGTCTCGGAAGCATCGCGCATGCGTTTTCTGGAAGATACGCTCTCCATCGCCGAGGAGCTGGGGGATTCCTGGACGTTCGGCATCTACAAGGACCTCGGAAAGACCGGTATCGTCCATATTGATCCCGAATCGGATTGGGTACGGCGTACGGCCCCGGTCAGCCGCGCGATCGACGCCCTGCACTGCAATCCGTTCGCGGACCATGCGGGCGAGAACGAGTGGATTGCCTTATGCCGCGGACTTGGGGAACATCTCCATCAGACGATAGGCAGCCTGAACGGAAGTCCGACGGCCGAGGAGCTGGCAAGGAAGCTGCTATTCTACTTGAACGAATGCATCGCGCCGGTCCAGCTGCAAGTGCCGTTCGCCGAACAATTCAGTGGATTAAGCGAGGAAGAGATCGACAGCATGATGCAGTCTTTCTCCTTGCGCAACTGCCGCCCGCACGAAGGCTGGGTCGATATCGTACGGAAAACGACAGGCGCGGACGCTTAA
- a CDS encoding DinB family protein: protein MLNMDDIYLITDMPGYTPQVGRLLSMMNYARHTTLEAVKGLTQEQLDYLLDARSNSIGGLLMHFAAVEYAYQVSTFEDRRLSDEELAEWGAALELGDAGREKLKNFGLDYYLGKLETVRQRTCDLFRTVDDNWLYEQEEFWYGKQANRYFMWFHVFEDEINHRGQIRLIRNRLPGD from the coding sequence ATGCTCAATATGGATGATATCTACCTTATCACTGACATGCCCGGCTATACGCCGCAAGTCGGCCGTCTGCTCTCGATGATGAATTATGCGAGGCATACAACGCTGGAAGCAGTGAAGGGTCTGACTCAGGAACAGCTCGATTATTTGCTGGACGCGCGGAGCAACTCGATCGGAGGACTGCTGATGCATTTTGCGGCCGTGGAGTATGCCTACCAAGTCTCGACGTTCGAGGATCGGAGGCTGAGCGATGAGGAGCTGGCGGAATGGGGAGCGGCGCTGGAACTCGGCGACGCCGGCAGGGAGAAGCTGAAGAACTTCGGCCTGGACTACTACCTCGGCAAGCTCGAAACGGTAAGACAACGAACCTGCGACTTGTTCCGGACGGTCGACGATAACTGGCTCTACGAGCAGGAAGAGTTCTGGTACGGGAAACAGGCCAACCGGTACTTCATGTGGTTTCATGTGTTCGAGGACGAAATCAATCATCGCGGACAGATCCGGTTGATCCGCAACCGATTGCCGGGGGACTGA
- a CDS encoding FusB/FusC family EF-G-binding protein: MREPFIRNHEYNFIHKQADYVLHTLRTVGDPKVVASVRSNAQAKVAELFPTITDHRRTMLESVADLKSGEDFQKYMEALEPYRIAFPPITTKEIQKLFPKNKKLKLPDLAQIDFRHVSYLSWIDIATNKMFIVYPAGGQFVGLEGRYTASNKKSYCFACNRLEEVVLFSAIHKKKPANASPDYYKTVGNYICINGDQCNKNVTDVAALEKFIESVHS; this comes from the coding sequence ATGCGCGAACCATTTATTAGAAATCATGAATATAACTTTATCCATAAACAGGCAGATTACGTGCTGCACACGCTCCGAACGGTCGGGGACCCGAAGGTCGTGGCGTCCGTCCGCTCGAACGCGCAAGCGAAGGTGGCGGAACTGTTTCCTACTATAACGGACCATCGGAGAACGATGCTGGAATCCGTAGCGGATTTGAAGTCGGGGGAAGATTTTCAGAAGTATATGGAGGCGCTCGAGCCGTATAGGATCGCTTTTCCTCCGATTACGACGAAGGAAATCCAGAAGCTTTTTCCGAAAAACAAGAAGTTGAAGCTGCCCGATCTCGCGCAAATCGACTTCCGGCACGTCTCCTATCTGAGCTGGATCGATATTGCCACCAATAAAATGTTTATCGTGTATCCGGCAGGCGGACAATTCGTCGGCTTGGAAGGCAGGTATACGGCCAGCAATAAGAAAAGCTATTGCTTCGCCTGCAACCGCTTGGAAGAAGTGGTGTTGTTCTCGGCGATTCACAAGAAGAAGCCGGCGAACGCATCTCCCGATTATTACAAAACGGTGGGCAATTATATCTGCATCAACGGCGATCAGTGCAACAAGAATGTTACGGACGTTGCCGCATTGGAAAAGTTCATCGAATCGGTGCACAGTTGA
- a CDS encoding glycosyl hydrolase, giving the protein MRLHRGKRRRMISLICFSLLAYLLVPVAGVGHAAQTPDRSYDFEDGTAMGWQPGWGDALVSVGVSEDLSTPDNRYALKVATNYTDAAAWQVAAFRVYPGIALGTYSQVDYDVFVPQSFPGVLGISTAMNGSWQELNYSNHDIASSSSSASEINGVSFVKIHKSVSIPAEAAQSEFVIQLAKNMTMNYNGPIYLDNFKFTGRDIAPEPPADGVYKASDAVLAGAGPEFRTAPAGGDSLYAGGGYVSFFYEENSASPGSAAFHVSVKEQGLYKLTIGYYAPYGEKETSILVNGQANGNAKLPAPAAGQVTAELDAGKVLLNAGENTIGFARDWGYYGIEYIRVESTKAPADRVEAETGTFDADISTASELAGYSGTGYVWIKSSGTLTLKYDAAEDGLYEFNIGYAAPFGNKDTNIILNGQPSGSVHFDQSSSFAEKPAGKLLLRKGENTITFEPFWGWYYIDYISFSPVAPVTRTHQVEKKLVNPNATPQAQALHNYLVDQYGKNIISGQQTTADADWIYQQTGKYPALVSFDMIDYSPSRVAFGSDSHEVEDMIDWAGKGGLIALCWHWNAPKGLYNVDGNEWWRGFYTSATSFDLQYALAHPDSDDYQLLLRDIDAISVQLKRLQDQGIPVLWRPLHEAEGGWFWWGAKGPEAAKELYRLMYDRMTNVNGLNNLIWVWNSASADWYPGDDVVDIISTDVYNAAGDYSPSSNKYEDLVKLVGDKKLVAMPENGSIPDPAQMKIFGADWSWFSTWYGDYIRDGKNNSLSHVNEVFNSDSVITLDELPANMSTYGLPGTSAVLSAEPNAAGWVNQDETVTLAVTSEGAGSAAVKIAVNDGGFADYTGPVTVSSEGVTNVRYYAVDSAGQREAVKSLQIKIDKTAPTTQLLMSGRSVGDIAQGETLNFALTSADTGSGVASERLTLDGQAIASGQVLNSKSLSLGSHAITYAVTDAAGNSLTNSVSFQVKKLLAKAAPGKPVLTDNNGYDTGLKDGDYTVTMNMWSGNNGTEFKLYENGVLIGAKHLTDASPAAQSAAVDIAGKKNGTYTYTCELTNPYGTTACSPLVVVVKDAKPGKAVLSNDNWDGNGQYKVTMNMWWGTNATEYRLYENGVLIDTKPLAAASPNAQSAVTAISGKAKGTYAYYCELVNASGATTSDTMKVVVNK; this is encoded by the coding sequence ATGAGATTGCATCGAGGCAAGAGACGGCGGATGATCAGTTTGATTTGTTTTTCTTTGTTAGCTTATTTGTTAGTTCCGGTGGCTGGGGTCGGCCATGCGGCGCAAACGCCAGACAGAAGCTATGATTTTGAAGACGGCACCGCCATGGGCTGGCAGCCGGGATGGGGAGACGCGCTCGTCTCCGTTGGCGTCAGCGAAGATTTGAGTACGCCGGACAACAGGTACGCGCTCAAAGTCGCGACGAATTACACCGATGCGGCAGCTTGGCAGGTAGCGGCTTTTCGGGTTTACCCGGGCATCGCGCTCGGCACCTACTCGCAGGTCGATTACGACGTGTTCGTACCGCAGTCATTCCCTGGCGTGCTCGGAATCAGCACGGCAATGAACGGCAGCTGGCAGGAACTGAATTACAGCAATCATGACATCGCAAGCTCATCCTCTTCAGCCTCGGAGATCAACGGCGTCTCCTTTGTGAAAATCCACAAATCCGTATCCATTCCAGCAGAAGCAGCGCAATCCGAATTCGTCATTCAACTGGCCAAAAATATGACGATGAACTACAACGGTCCGATTTACCTGGACAATTTCAAGTTTACGGGACGCGATATTGCGCCCGAGCCTCCTGCCGACGGGGTGTATAAGGCTAGCGACGCGGTGCTTGCAGGAGCGGGCCCCGAGTTCAGAACTGCTCCGGCTGGCGGCGACAGCTTGTATGCGGGCGGCGGCTACGTGTCGTTCTTTTATGAAGAGAACAGCGCCAGCCCAGGCTCGGCTGCCTTCCATGTAAGCGTGAAGGAACAAGGGCTGTACAAATTGACGATCGGCTATTATGCGCCTTACGGCGAGAAGGAAACGTCGATTCTGGTCAACGGCCAGGCGAACGGCAACGCGAAGCTCCCGGCTCCGGCAGCTGGACAGGTGACCGCCGAACTGGATGCGGGCAAGGTGCTGTTGAATGCCGGCGAGAACACGATCGGCTTCGCGCGCGATTGGGGCTACTACGGTATCGAGTACATCCGGGTCGAGTCGACGAAGGCTCCGGCAGACCGGGTTGAAGCGGAGACGGGCACCTTCGACGCGGATATCTCAACGGCGAGCGAGCTGGCCGGCTACTCCGGAACCGGCTATGTTTGGATCAAGAGCAGCGGTACCTTGACGCTGAAGTACGACGCGGCCGAGGACGGCTTGTACGAGTTCAACATCGGCTACGCTGCTCCGTTCGGCAATAAAGATACGAATATTATTCTAAACGGACAGCCGAGCGGCTCGGTCCACTTCGATCAGAGCAGCTCGTTTGCTGAGAAGCCGGCCGGCAAGCTGCTGCTTCGCAAAGGAGAGAATACGATTACGTTCGAGCCGTTCTGGGGCTGGTACTACATCGACTATATCTCGTTCTCGCCGGTTGCGCCGGTTACGCGGACCCATCAGGTCGAGAAGAAGCTGGTGAATCCGAATGCGACGCCGCAGGCGCAGGCGCTGCATAATTATTTGGTGGACCAATACGGCAAGAACATTATTTCCGGTCAACAGACGACAGCCGATGCCGACTGGATTTATCAGCAAACCGGTAAGTATCCGGCGCTCGTATCCTTCGATATGATCGATTATTCGCCATCCCGCGTAGCGTTCGGCTCGGACTCGCATGAGGTGGAGGATATGATCGACTGGGCCGGCAAGGGCGGCCTTATCGCCTTGTGCTGGCACTGGAATGCGCCGAAGGGGCTGTACAACGTGGACGGTAATGAATGGTGGAGAGGCTTCTACACGTCTGCCACTTCGTTCGATCTGCAGTATGCGCTTGCTCATCCGGATTCCGATGATTATCAACTGCTGCTGAGAGATATCGATGCGATCTCGGTACAGCTGAAGCGTCTGCAGGATCAGGGCATTCCGGTGCTTTGGAGACCGCTGCACGAAGCGGAAGGCGGCTGGTTCTGGTGGGGAGCCAAAGGCCCCGAAGCGGCAAAAGAACTGTACCGTCTCATGTACGACCGGATGACCAACGTGAACGGCTTGAACAATCTGATTTGGGTGTGGAACTCGGCTTCGGCAGATTGGTATCCGGGCGACGATGTCGTCGATATTATCAGCACGGACGTTTACAACGCGGCAGGGGATTACAGCCCAAGCAGCAACAAGTACGAAGACCTGGTAAAGCTGGTCGGCGATAAAAAACTGGTTGCGATGCCGGAAAACGGCTCGATTCCGGATCCGGCGCAGATGAAGATTTTCGGCGCGGACTGGAGCTGGTTCAGCACATGGTACGGCGATTATATCCGCGACGGCAAGAACAACTCGCTCTCGCATGTGAATGAAGTCTTCAACAGCGATTCGGTTATTACGCTCGACGAGCTTCCTGCTAATATGAGCACGTACGGCCTGCCTGGTACGTCAGCCGTGTTATCGGCGGAGCCGAACGCCGCCGGCTGGGTGAATCAGGATGAAACGGTGACACTGGCCGTCACTTCGGAAGGCGCAGGATCGGCTGCAGTGAAAATCGCCGTAAACGACGGCGGCTTCGCGGATTATACCGGTCCCGTAACGGTAAGCTCGGAAGGCGTGACGAACGTCCGCTATTACGCCGTCGATTCGGCGGGTCAGCGTGAGGCCGTCAAGTCGCTGCAGATCAAGATCGATAAGACCGCTCCGACAACGCAGCTGCTCATGTCAGGACGGTCGGTCGGCGATATTGCGCAGGGAGAAACGCTTAATTTCGCATTAACAAGCGCAGACACGGGGTCCGGCGTCGCTTCGGAGCGGCTGACCCTCGACGGACAAGCGATCGCCTCCGGCCAGGTGCTGAATTCCAAATCGCTAAGCCTGGGCTCACACGCGATTACGTATGCAGTGACGGATGCGGCAGGCAACAGCTTGACGAACAGCGTGTCGTTCCAAGTGAAGAAGCTGCTGGCTAAAGCTGCGCCAGGGAAGCCGGTTTTGACCGACAACAACGGTTATGATACCGGCCTGAAGGACGGCGATTACACCGTGACGATGAATATGTGGAGCGGCAATAACGGGACGGAATTCAAGTTATACGAGAACGGCGTGCTGATCGGCGCGAAGCATCTGACCGACGCGTCTCCTGCAGCGCAATCCGCGGCCGTGGACATCGCCGGGAAGAAGAACGGCACGTATACGTACACCTGCGAGCTGACTAACCCGTACGGAACGACAGCTTGCAGCCCGCTCGTCGTCGTCGTCAAAGACGCAAAGCCGGGCAAAGCCGTGCTGTCCAACGATAACTGGGACGGCAACGGCCAGTATAAGGTCACGATGAACATGTGGTGGGGCACGAACGCCACCGAATATCGTCTGTACGAGAACGGCGTGTTGATCGATACGAAGCCGCTCGCGGCAGCCTCGCCAAACGCGCAGAGCGCAGTAACCGCAATCAGCGGTAAAGCGAAAGGCACGTACGCGTACTATTGCGAATTGGTTAATGCTTCGGGCGCAACGACGAGCGATACGATGAAAGTGGTCGTGAATAAATAG
- a CDS encoding GerAB/ArcD/ProY family transporter, whose product MKVEKISPFQLGCLCFAYMSGFSTLYLLEAKLILHDVWMANITAAVAIILLLQLLMYIQRRFPDQNFSDIIVNMFGNWIGKFVLCLYLLAMTGLGVLSLRSIALFYTTAILPNTSSSLIMAIVVLVTTYAAYLGLNAISRAALVILPFFAMAMVVICIFIFNDVELNPLLPQFQHSFPLIVYGSMISFGFPFGKTSVIVFLFSEITNQKKVVRSCAIAVILSCLYLLMSTYLSIGCLGEHLFKSAAFPFFSAIQLVKFGEYIERIEIMIIGIWTILTLFEIIIAQYCFVKIVGRIFGAKALSSLYLPAGAFFIAVSMRSFDNPAKLLSYDMMILPISILAPSILVPLALIGTIWVRCGLANKS is encoded by the coding sequence ATGAAAGTTGAGAAGATTTCGCCATTTCAATTGGGCTGTTTATGTTTCGCTTACATGTCAGGCTTCTCGACCTTGTATCTATTGGAAGCAAAGCTCATCCTTCATGACGTTTGGATGGCCAATATTACGGCTGCGGTTGCCATCATTCTGCTGCTGCAATTGCTCATGTACATTCAACGAAGGTTTCCCGATCAGAATTTTAGCGACATCATCGTGAATATGTTCGGAAACTGGATTGGAAAATTTGTATTATGCTTGTATCTGTTAGCTATGACGGGGCTGGGCGTACTATCGCTGCGATCCATAGCGCTGTTCTATACGACAGCTATCCTGCCGAATACCTCTTCGAGTTTAATTATGGCCATTGTCGTACTTGTAACGACCTATGCTGCTTATCTTGGACTGAATGCGATTTCCCGGGCAGCTCTGGTCATTCTTCCTTTCTTCGCCATGGCTATGGTGGTGATTTGCATTTTTATTTTTAATGATGTGGAGCTCAATCCGCTCCTGCCTCAGTTTCAGCATTCGTTCCCTTTAATTGTCTATGGCTCCATGATTTCGTTCGGTTTTCCTTTTGGCAAAACGAGCGTAATCGTCTTTCTGTTCTCCGAGATTACTAACCAGAAGAAAGTGGTCAGGAGCTGCGCCATAGCCGTCATTCTTTCTTGCTTGTACCTGCTCATGTCGACCTATCTCTCGATTGGCTGTTTGGGGGAACACTTGTTCAAGTCGGCGGCATTTCCTTTCTTCTCCGCCATTCAATTGGTCAAGTTCGGGGAATATATCGAGCGAATTGAAATTATGATTATTGGGATATGGACAATTCTGACCTTATTCGAGATCATTATCGCGCAATACTGTTTCGTGAAAATCGTTGGCCGCATTTTCGGCGCGAAGGCGTTATCTTCCCTCTATTTGCCTGCAGGCGCTTTCTTCATAGCCGTCTCGATGAGAAGCTTTGACAATCCCGCGAAGCTGCTGTCTTACGATATGATGATTCTGCCCATCTCGATTCTTGCGCCTTCGATCCTCGTCCCGCTGGCATTGATTGGCACGATATGGGTAAGGTGCGGACTGGCAAATAAGAGCTGA
- a CDS encoding Ger(x)C family spore germination protein → MKIIKRGLLMLVFTALLAGCSSDVVEISDVALVMMTAIDYDEKKHLYIFTINCLESSTNNSNNSENKSEWIASASGKSIFEAARNLRSRAGKILVWQHDKFFLLGESAARRSIYEVVDFLTRTRDIRLSSFLIVSEGKATELMRTKAETGDLISNEMLGRINNEQLWGKSLSITIKDIANYYPDPYRGFVTGKLSKFKPIGSKHEVNILSGASVFQNGKLKDWLSKDDTLSMHIIVNKKYWRALEFAEYVPFKSLKVGMRMRVAKRSMKLVQIDGKPGIAIRIRVVGTVTSINHRVNLANPARLRELENESGQYMEKQLKQSLDRFQHQLKTDIVGLSDYIRRYHPNDWKQMSKDWVTNVYPSMPVRIDVDVAIPTIGMSDVLGGP, encoded by the coding sequence ATGAAGATCATTAAACGGGGCCTGCTGATGCTTGTGTTTACGGCGCTTCTTGCCGGTTGTTCGTCGGATGTCGTCGAGATAAGCGATGTCGCGCTTGTCATGATGACGGCTATCGATTATGACGAGAAGAAACACTTGTATATCTTCACCATCAATTGTCTCGAATCTTCAACGAACAATTCCAATAACTCGGAGAACAAGTCCGAATGGATTGCCAGCGCTTCAGGCAAGTCCATCTTCGAAGCAGCTCGGAACTTGCGCAGCCGCGCCGGTAAAATTTTGGTCTGGCAGCACGACAAATTTTTTCTGCTTGGCGAGAGCGCGGCACGCCGTTCGATATACGAAGTCGTGGACTTCTTGACCCGAACCCGCGATATCCGGCTGTCCAGCTTCTTGATTGTTAGCGAAGGGAAAGCGACCGAGCTCATGCGAACGAAGGCGGAAACCGGCGACCTCATATCGAATGAGATGCTGGGCCGGATTAATAACGAGCAATTATGGGGCAAAAGTCTGTCGATCACCATTAAAGATATCGCTAATTATTACCCCGATCCGTACCGCGGGTTCGTAACCGGCAAGCTTAGCAAATTCAAGCCGATTGGCAGCAAGCACGAGGTCAACATCCTCAGCGGTGCCTCTGTCTTTCAGAATGGCAAGTTGAAGGACTGGCTGTCTAAAGACGATACGTTGTCCATGCACATCATCGTCAATAAGAAATATTGGAGGGCACTCGAATTCGCGGAATACGTGCCGTTTAAGTCCCTCAAAGTCGGAATGCGGATGCGAGTGGCCAAGCGTTCCATGAAGCTGGTTCAGATAGACGGCAAACCCGGCATCGCGATTCGTATCAGAGTGGTCGGAACCGTGACCAGCATAAACCATCGTGTCAATTTAGCCAATCCCGCAAGGCTGCGAGAGCTGGAAAACGAGTCAGGCCAATACATGGAGAAGCAATTGAAACAAAGTCTTGACCGGTTCCAACATCAATTGAAGACGGATATCGTGGGTTTATCCGATTATATCAGACGCTATCACCCAAACGATTGGAAGCAGATGTCGAAGGACTGGGTAACGAACGTATATCCTTCAATGCCGGTTCGCATAGATGTGGATGTGGCGATTCCAACCATCGGGATGAGCGACGTGCTGGGAGGTCCATGA